In Erigeron canadensis isolate Cc75 chromosome 1, C_canadensis_v1, whole genome shotgun sequence, a single window of DNA contains:
- the LOC122611288 gene encoding polyubiquitin, producing the protein MKIQILTHTYTLTIEVETQETILEIKRKVEYYLGVPISSQTLSVCDWELLDGLDLDDYPIVTEGTKIDLTINNHIPAIEIRRQIHITVKFSSRKHNIEVDKTETVGSLKEKIHIIDGTPIKQMTLWFLGVEMDEDFRKLSDYGVDEYSEIIVFLKTTSRMVAEPPSRKLRFVVQTSSALLDSTCIPLEMKDSSTVYELRELLLVRKLLPIDDYIFIHKQRIMRENCSLRWHGVENDDYLYIFKGTVSRG; encoded by the coding sequence atgaaaattcagATCTtaacacatacatacacattGACGATCGAAGTTGAAACGCAAGAAACCATTCTCGAAATAAAGCGAAAAGTTGAATATTATCTTGGTGTTCCTATATCGTCGCAAACTCTTAGCGTTTGTGACTGGGAACTACTCGACGGGCTTGATCTAGACGATTATCCAATTGTCACCGAGGGTACGAAGATTGATCTTACGATCAATAATCATATCCCGGCAATTGAAATTCGTCGACAAATCCACATTACAGTTAAATTTTCATCCCGAAAACACAACATAGAGGTCGATAAAACAGAAACCGTGGGAAGTCTAAAAGAAAAGATCCATATTATCGACGGGACGCCTATTAAGCAAATGACCCTTTGGTTTTTAGGAGTGGAGATGGATGAGGATTTTCGAAAGCTGAGTGACTACGGCGTTGATGAATACTCGGAAATCATTGTGTTTCTAAAGACCACGAGTCGAATGGTGGCCGAGCCTCCTTCACGGAAGCTTCGGTTTGTGGTGCAAACGTCGTCGGCTCTACTCGACTCGACGTGCATTCCGTTGGAGATGAAGGACTCCAGCACCGTGTATGAATTAAGAGAACTACTTTTGGTAAGAAAATTACTACCAATCGATGACTACATATTTATTCACAAACAAAGGATCATGCGAGAAAATTGTAGCCTCCGATGGCATGGTGTCGAAAATGACGATTATCTCTACATATTTAAAGGTACCGTCAGTCGTGGCTAA
- the LOC122578130 gene encoding uncharacterized protein LOC122578130 encodes MLPPPPVVAPSPPTSTDDLLRQLIESHNTATKTLIAHQDENDIVVRNHGASIRNLEHQIWQVVKLLTSERQLGMLPSNTVPNPKEEVNMISSTFVATRSDEDLGPMLPPPTPVCEIGPETLMEKTHDSCSQSTMHVPPPVHPHVSLTDSEPHVAILKRHLVDSNENPIRVPYPNLMIPKESREISKLLVQLKNVKIDLSLLDACVSIPKSAKAIKDLLSKKEKLKELSNVPINAKCSASLLNKLPKKLGDPGKFTIPCHLRESEVSNALTDLGACINLMSYSLYKRLGFNDLKPTKMTLMLADQSLKSPMGIAANMVMRVGKFHFPVDFVVVDVKQDHYVPFILGRPFLNTATAVVDVFDKTLTLRVDDKKEVFNVDKSFLTFTEEDIDTIQEVYSINPSEGSSGDYVVEITPHESLTSQTPMIHPFLFKNLDSSKPIEMKCVELNEMEIFEEFANNFLDDTPLVKSLSFSHDNSSPLIPLGEGTQMLHENPTVVQQVPLHDHPPFINLFQTNEHHEGPIGLVPPSDHLHIFSSHYIDPFYGSNEHIGSRHLFEHPTDGSHLYQMSYASTHSPVPTMSYPTYGPSPTSAGCATVGYK; translated from the coding sequence ATGTTACCACCGCCTCCTGTTGTTGCCCCGAGCCCTCCAACATCCACTGATGACTTGTTGAGGCAACTTATTGAATCCCATAATACTGCCACCAAGACTTTGATCGCTCATCAAGACGAGAATGATATTGTGGTACGTAACCATGGGGCTTCAATCAGGAATCTTGAGCATCAAATATGGCAAGTTGTTAAACTTCTTACAAGCGAAAGGCAACTGGGGATGTTGCCAAGCAACACTGTTCCTAACCCGAAAGAAGAGGTCAACAtgatttcttctacttttgTTGCCACTAGGAGTGACGAGGATCTTGGTCCCATGCTACCTCCTCCTACACCTGTTTGTGAGATTGGACCGGAGACGTTAATGGAAAAGACACATGATTCATGTTCACAAAGTACCATGCATGTCCCACCTCCAGTTCACCCTCATGTTTCTCTCACCGATTCAGAACCTCATGTCGCCATCCTTAAGAGACATCTTGTTGACTCTAATGAAAATCCTATTCGGGTCCCTTACCCGAATTTAATGATTCCTAAAGAGTCCCGTGAGATTAGCAAACTCCTAGTGCAACTTAAGAATGTCAAGATTGATCTTAGCCTTCTCGATGCTTGTGTTTCCATTCCTAAATCTGCAAAGGCTATCAAGGATCTCTTGTCAAAGAAAGAGAAGCTGAAAGAGCTCTCTAATGTCCCAATCAATGCCAAATGCTCAGCTAGTCTTCTTAATAAGCTTCCTAAGAAATTGGGTGATCCCGGAAAGTTTACCATTCCATGTCATTTGAGGGAAAGTGAAGTTAGTAATGCCCTAACCGATCTAGGAGCATGCATTAACCTCATGTCCTATTCCTTGTATAAGCGTTTAGGTTTCAATGATCTTAAACCAACTAAGATGACTCTTATGTTGGCAGATCAATCTCTTAAGTCACCTATGGGGATAGCGGCTAACATGGTAATGAGGGTTGGTAAGTTCCACTTCCCAGTGGATTTCGTTGTTGTTGATGTTAAACAAGATCATTATGTTCCTTTTATCCTGGGTAGACCCTTCCTGAACACCGCCACGGCGGTTGTTGATGTTTTTGATAAGACCCTAACCCTTAGGGTTGATGATAAGAAGGAGGTGTTCAATGTCGATAAGTCATTTCTTACTTTTACTGAAGAAGACATTGACACTATCCAAGAGGTTTATTCCATTAATCCTTCTGAGGGAAGCTCAGGTGACTATGTAGTTGAGATTACTCCTCATGAGTCCTTGACCTCCCAGACTCCCATGATCCATCCATTTTTATTCAAGAACTTAGACTCTTCTAAGCCCATTGAGATGAAATGtgttgagttgaatgaaatGGAAATTTTTGAGGAATTTGCGAacaactttcttgatgacaccCCTTTGGTCaaatctctttctttttctcatgATAATTCTTCTCCTCTAATTCCGTTGGGTGAAGGGACCCAAATGTTGCATGAAAATCCAACTGTAGTGCAACAGGTCCCACTTCATGATCATCCACCTTTCATCAATCTTTTTCAAACTAATGAACACCATGAAGGCCCAATAGGATTGGTGCCTCCTTCAGACCATCTTCATATATTTTCTTCTCATTACATAGATCCATTCTATGGTTCTAATGAGCATATCGGGTCGAGACATCTTTTTGAGCATCCCACAGATGGCTCACACCTCTATCAAATGTCTTATGCCTCGACCCATTCTCCGGTTCCTACTATGTCTTACCCCACTTATGGGCCATCACCCACAAGTGCGGGATGTGCCACGGTAGGGTACAAATAA